From the Bombus pascuorum chromosome 7, iyBomPasc1.1, whole genome shotgun sequence genome, one window contains:
- the LOC132908888 gene encoding mitochondrial chaperone BCS1, which yields MTIIDYVQTLSDNPYFGAGFGLFGLGAGAAMLRKGMQAGMILFRRHYMITLEVPCRDKSYQWLLQWITHKGAKETQHLSVETSFEQRETGHIKTRYDFIPSIGTHFIRYEGNWIRVDRTREQQSLDIQMGIPWETVQLTALGRDKNIYFNILEEARQMALREYEGKTIMYTAMGSEWRQFGHPRKRRPLDSVVLDVGVAERIINDCREFMTNPAWYGDRGIPYRRGYLLYGPPGCGKSSFITALAGELELGICVLNLSERGLTDDRLNHLLALAPQQTIILLEDIDAAFASREESKEMKAAYDGLNRVTFSGLLNCLDGVASTEARILFMTTNYLERLDPALIRPGRVDVKEYIGWCSARQVEQMFLRFYKNIDDRANKLAKQFTETVISQNKQVSPAQIQGFFMFYKNNPDDVLKNVSHIWELT from the exons ATGACGATAATAGATTACGTGCAAACTTTATCCGATAATCCATATTTCGGAGCTGGTTTTGGTTTATTTGGGTTAGGTGCCGGAGCAGCGATGTTACGAAAAGGAATGCAAGCAGGAATGATACTATTTAG GCGACATTATATGATCACTTTAGAAGTTCCATGCCGTGATAAAAGCTACCAATGGCTTTTACAATGGATTACACACAAAGGTGCAAAAGAAACACAACATCTGTCTGTTGAAACAAGTTTCGAGCAAAGAGAAACAGGTCACATAAAAACTAGATATGATTTCATACCAAGTATTGGAACACATTTTATTAG atatgAAGGGAATTGGATAAGGGTAGATCGAACTAGAGAACAACAATCATTGGATATACAAATGGGTATACCATGGGAAACGGTACAACTTACAGCCTTAGgaagagataaaaatatctattttaatattttagaagaaG cCAGACAGATGGCATTAAGGGAGTATGAAGGCAAAACGATAATGTATACCGCAATGGGAAGTGAATGGAGACAATTTGGACATCCCAGAAAACGAAGACCACTAGATTCGGTTGTTTTAGATGTTGGGGTCGCAGAAAGGATAATAAATGATTGTCGCGAATTTATGACAAATCCTGCGTGGTATGGTGATCGTG GAATTCCGTATCGGCGAGGGTACTTATTATATGGCCCTCCGGGTTGCGGGAAATCGTCGTTTATTACTGCGTTAGCTGGTGAATTAGAACTGGGCATTTGTGTTTTAAACTTATCAGAGCGAGGTTTAACGGATGATAGATTAAATCATTTATTAGCGTTAGCCCCGCAACAAACTATTATTCTTTTGGAAGATATTGATGCCGCATTTGCTAGTCGAGAAGAAAGCAAAGAAA TGAAAGCTGCGTATGATGGTTTGAATAGAGTTACATTTAGTggtttattaaattgtttggACGGCGTTGCTTCTACGGAAGCAAGAATTCTATTTATGACAACCAATTACTTAGAAAGATTGGATCCTGCGCTAATTAGGCCTGGTAGAGTAGATGTAAAAGAGTATATAg GCTGGTGTAGCGCAAGGCAAGTGGAACAGATGTTTTTGAgattttataagaatattgACGACAGAGCAAATAAACTTGCTAAGCAGTTCACAGAAACTGTAATATCGCAAAACAAACAAGTTAGTCCAGCACAAATTCAAGGATtctttatgttttataaaaacaatcctgatgatgtattaaaaaatgtttcacatATATGGGAACTTACGTGA